Below is a genomic region from Treponema sp. OMZ 798.
TTATTCTAGTGGCTTTTTTATAAATTGTCTAGTGTAGGGCCCGTATTTTTTTGAATCATCTTATATAAACCTGAACCCCTTAATCTGTAATACTATGCTTGAATTCCCTTAAAAGCTATTGTATAATAGTCCTTATGTTAAACAAGCAAAGAAAGATGACTTGGCGGACTTATCTCGCCTATGGGGCTGCCGATTTATACGGCGGAGGATGTTTTTTTATCGTTACTACATTTGCAATGTATTATCTGGTAAATGTAATAGGACTTCATCCGGTACTTGCAGGGCTTATTCCTGCAATCGGAAAGTTTTGGGATGCTATATCGGATCCTATGATGGGCTATATAGCCGATAATACACCGCAAAACCGCTTCGGTAAAAGAAGGGTGTGGTTTTTGGTCTCGATTGTTCCGATTGCTCTTTCCTTTATCATAATTTGGTTTCCGACCGGGATCGAAAGTCAGGCCGGAAAATTTATCTTTTATACGGTAGCCTACATTATCTTCTTTACGGTTTCTACTGTTTCGTACATACCTTATGCGGCTCTTTCAGCCGAAATAACTAAGGACTTTTCCGAAAGAAATAAACTCAACGGTTCCCGCCTTATGTTTTCTTTTATAGCTACCCTTTTAGGCGGACTTTTGGCTCAGCCTATTATCGATGCCTTTCACGGCAGTATGATGGGCTATTTTGTGATGAGTATAGTCTTTGCCCTCATCTTTGCCCTTCCGTGGATTCCTCTTTATTTTGAAACATGGGAACTGCCTGAAGAAAAACCTCAAAAAAAATCCGAAGCTAAATTTATAAAAAACTTTTTGTCTCTTTTTAAAAGCAAGTCTTGTAGAATTCATATTGCTATGTATGTATGCTCCTATGGAGCCTTGGATATAGTAATGTCTTTAGTTCTCTTCTACATTGTAGATTATTTAAACCGCGGAAGCGTTTTTGTAATAGCCCAAGGTGCTCTTTTGCTGACCATGATGGCAACCCTGCCGATTCATAACCGCATAATAAACAAGAGAGGACACAAGCCTGTCTATGTTGCAGCCCTAATCATCTTTGCTGTTTCTATAGTTCTTATGTCTCTTCATACGCCTCAAACAAATTCGTTTTTTTTAATATTGAACATGGTATTTATGGGTGTCGGAATTTCGGCAAACAATTTGATTCCTCATCAGCTGCTTCCTTTTTTGGCCGACATAGATAAGCTTATGAGCGGAGAAAACCGTGCCGGAACTTATTCGGCGGCTATGACTCTTACCCGGAAGTTGTTTTTAGGCTTGGTGATAATGACCACAATAGGCTTTGTTTTAAGCGGCATAGGTTATAAAAATCCCGTCCCCTCGGTTTTGACTCAAAAGCAATTTAAAGAAGCTCAAGACTTGGCCGTAAAAAATAATGAAAATTTCGAAAAAATAAACAAGTATTATTCTTTGCTGGAAGACGGAAATTTTCATTTAAAATACATGAGCCGAAACACTGATGAGATTATCAGCTCTATCGACAAAAAAGTAAAAGGTAACTTTGATGAGATACCCGAAGCTGTTTTTGAAAGTTTACTTTCTTCTTTTGATAAAAAAGACTTTGAAAAGATCGATGAAAAATTCTTGCTTGAGGCTTCTTATATAAAATCGGGAGCTGTTTATAAAAAAATAGAACCGAAAGATTTTTATACTAAGACCGATTTGTATGATTTAAAAGTTTTGTTGGATAAAATAGATTTTAAATATTCAGGTATAGGGCAGGTCCAAAAACCACAGCAAAAGGAAAGCACCTTAAGAGGTGTCAAAATTTCTTTTATAATAATGCCTTTGTTTATGATTCTTTTCGGTATCTTCTTCGGCCTTAAATTTAATGTAAGCCCCGAAAACCATAAAATTATCCTTGAAGAGTTAAACAGATTGGAAGCCGGAGGCAAAAAAGAAGATGCTGATGAAAAAACCAAGCAGGTTTGCGAGCTTTTGATAGGTGAACCTTACGGAAGAACTTCTTAAAAGCTATCACAATAAAAATCAAAGATAACAAAAACAATAAGAAAAACCTCCGAATCCGTAAAGACTAGGAGGTTTTTTATTTATTCTATAAAAGTCTTATGCTTAGCCGCCGAAAAATAGCGGAACCAAGAATGAGGCCAGCAAGATTATAAAGGCCCCTCCCAAGCGGGACGATATCTGAGCAAAGGGCATCAGCTCCATTCGCTTTGAAGCTGTAAGAACGGCAACATCTCCTGTTCCTCCCATGTTTGCCATACAAAGACCCGCAGTGATCGCAGCTTCAATCGGATAAAAGCCTACAAATTTTCCTATAACTCCGGAGCCGATTATTGCACCTATTACAACCAATAGTACGAGTACTACATATGCGAGACTGAAAGCTCCGATAATGTCACCGAGGTTTGTATAACCTATACCGATACCTACCAAGAGGGCTGCGGTAAAATTCTTTGCAACAAATTTATACCATAAGGCACAAGCGTTTTCAAATGTCTTAGGTAAGATGTTTGCAGCTTTTACAACAGCAACGCTGATAATCATCCAAGCATAGGTATGAATATTTAAACCTACAAGTTTAAATAGGTTGGATACTATATTTCCCCAGGTAAAGAAGGCTGTTGCAATTACTATGGCGATTCCGAATTCTTGCAAAGAAAAATTCTTTTGCATTGCTTCATCGCTTGGAACTTCGAATGTTCCGCTTGCAAGAAGTTGACCGTTTCCTGTCCAAGCCGGTTTAATTTTTCCGAGCTTGTTAAGCATTCCGCCTGCGACTATGGCAAGAGCATTACCCAAGGCAACAGCCGGGACAAGTTTAGAAAGGATTTGCTCTGCAGGAATTTTTAATGCAGAAGCAAAAACTTGCGAAATAGGTACGGCTCCGGCTCCCATTCCTCCTCCCATTATGGGAATACCAATGTGAGCAATGGCTTCGGTTGCTTTCATTCCAAAAAGCGGAGCTCCTATAGCAACAAAGAGTAAGGCTACAGCAACAGAGCCTATGATGCACGGGAAATAGCGTATAGCTGCCTTAATTAAAAGTTTTCTATCCATTCCTAGGATTGAGCCTGTAATAAGGGCTGCAATGTAAAAGTCTAAAAAGCCTCCTCCCTTCATAAAGGTCGAAATATTTTTTAGGATACCTTCAGGCAAGATATGATAATAAGCGAGGGCGCTTGAGGCGAATATAATTACGATTGGTCCTCCGCCGAAGAATGTCTTTACTATAGGAGTATTGTCTCCGATAATGTTTAGCACTTCGCCAAGCACCATCATCAAGAGAAGGGCTCCTATCATTCCACCCGGCAGCTTGTTCCACCAGGTTGCAGCAATTACAACGGCTGCAACAATAACGAATAGTATGAGGGGCATGCCTAAGATCTCATACTTTTTGTTTTCGTTTACCATAACATAACCTCCTTATTTTTTTCTTATTCAGAAACGACTATATTGGTTAAATCGGTTAACTTTAATAATCTAATAGCGTTCTTACTGTCTTGGACCAATAATCCCCTGTCGCTAACTGTTATAGGTGTGTAAGGTAATACTTCAACTGCCGACTTGGCTTGGAGTTCAAGTTTATCGTTATAGCGTCCGATGAGGTATTTTCCGTTATTATCGATTACGGCATAATAGTCTGCCTCATTTTTAACTAAAACGCTCTCTGCTGCAATATTCTCTTGACTTTGTTTAACAATCTCTAAAGATTTTGCATCGATAAGAACCAAAGCTATAACTGCATTTCCTGATTTAGTGCCTGCAATTGCCATAAGGTTTTTGCCTACAATATGCAGGTTTCTTCCTCTGATTGTGTTGATACCCGAGGTTCTAAGCTCTTCTTCGGTTTTAAGGTCTAAAAGAACAAGTTCAGAAAGCATCTTTGAGTCGTCTACAACCTTTAAACCATAGCCGGGAATTGATGAGGCAATGGCAGCATCGCCTTCAGCCTTTTTCTCTGCCTTCTTTTCTTCGATAATTTTTTGTGTATCTGAAGCAATGTCCTTTCTGTCAGTTTGAGCTTCTTCAGTCTTTTTTTCGGCCATCTTTTCTTCTTCTTTTACTTCTTTTTTGGCCTCATCAGCTTTTTTTTGCTTTTCTTCGGCAGTTTCCTTAGCCTTTTTAGCCTCTTCTGTCTTCTTTTCGGTCTCTTTTTGAGACTTTTCAGCCTCTTTTTTCTTTTCTTCGGCTATTTTTTTATCTTCAGGTTTACCTGTTTTTACTGCCTTCTCTTCAGCTTTTTTAGCCTCTTTTTGTTTTTGCTCTGTTTCTTTCTTTTGCTTTGCAGCTTCTTTTTGCTTTGTATCGGCTTCTTTCTTTTGCTTATCGGCTTCTTTTTGCTGCTTTACGGCTTCTTTTTTTGCAAGCTCTGCACGCTTAGCGGCTTCTTCACTTTCTCTTTCTTTTAGGTCTACCATGTCTTTGCGTTTTTCAAGGTCCTTGTCCTTATCTTCACGCATTTTTTCGACAACCTTTTTATCCGAGATTGAAGTAGTGTCTACGGTGCTTATTGTTCCCGTATATTTTTGATCCGTTAGAGGAATAACTATTTGGGTTTGTCCCGGCCATTCATCGTAACGTAAGGCGATACCGGCTTTTTCTTTTGTTAAATTCTTTGTAACAATAGGCTTGTATTTTTGATTAAAAAAATCCATATTTCCGCGGTAGACGGCATTATATATTGTAACAAAGTGTGCAAGGGTTGCGGCATCCTTATCGGAATATCCGTAAGCGGCTTTCAAATATCCTGCAATTATCAGCCTGACGTTGTTAATATGATCAACACCGGCATTTTTCCCGATAATGAAAATATCTGCATCAAGACCTTCTTTTATTGCAGGATCAACACAATGAATAATTGCATATCTATTCATATCGCCTGCACGTCCGCTTTTTACGGCTCCTGCAAGATTCGATCCTATTCCTCTAATTGTGTCAGCACTATCTACCACATCATGAGGTCCGGTGTAGTTAATAAATTCTATAGTCTTGTTTTTTACAGAATCAATTTCAGGCTTGTCAACTTCAATTGCAAACCCCGAAAAAACTACCATAATTAAAAAAAACGAAAAAACTAATAGCCTTCTCATAAGTAAATCCTCCGTTCTTTCTATTTTACTATATTTTTGATTTTTTGTCTTGCATAATTTTGAATAATATTGGAATAAGGGCCCTTAATAATGTAAAAAATATTTGAAATTGCAGCAGATGCTGTCTCATTGGAACCGAACCTCATCAAGGCAGTCAAACAATCGCAAACTGCGGCCATAAGGTTTATGTCATCGTATTTTGCCTTTCCCATGACAAAGCGGATTCCATCCATTGTCCGCCCGTCGGGGTCGTAGGCAAGATATTCCAAGCCCCTTAAAATCCCGGCAAGAACATCCGGATTATCTATTTTATACATTGCGCCCAAGAGAATATCCCGATACTCATAGGAGCCGAGCCTTCCTAAAAGCTCTGCAGCTCTTGACCTGTCAAACGAGTTAAAATCTTGAGAGAAATATGAGGCCTTCCTCTTGTTTTCCAATATGGTTTTTAGCCGGAAGGCATAGCGGGGTTCTTTTTCGCCTACCGTGCCGTCTTCTATTTCTTTTTGTATAACATCTAAAAGTTCTGCCACAGTAGCATATTCCACAAAAAAAGGTAAATCTTCCTTTCCCTTGTCGTCTTTTTGTATTATAGAATAAAAATTTTCGGGAGCTTCGCGTTTTGTTCCCTTGCGTAAAAGCTTGGTTTCGACCCTGTAAGCATTTAAAATTTCATTTGTTATCCCGACCAAGAGTCCGTTTTCGGTTATAATGGGAAAAAAGAGAGTTTCGGGTATCTTTTTTTCCCATTTAATGCGCCCGGTGTCGGTAATCAGACAGCCGAATCCTTTTGCGGTAATATTGAATTCGTTAGAGATCGCATAGCAATTAACTCCGCCCGAAAAATTACCCGAAGTTTTTTCTTCCCATATAAGTTCATTTGTTTTTAGATCTTTAAAAATCAGCTTGCCGCTTTCAAACATGTAAAGAACTTTTCCGCCCTTATAAAAAACATTTTTACATATTTCAGGTTCAATGCTTTGCCAAAGGGCTTCAGATCCGCCTCCCGTTTTATAATAGGAAATCGAGCCGTCCGTACATGCAAGTATATATCCGTCAGGGGCTTCTCCTATGGCCGAAACGGTCTTTTTAAGCCTATGCTGCTCTACAACCGATCCGAAGATAGAAATGCGCAAGAAATCTCCGGACTTTAAAATCAAAACTATATCTTTTGATCCGGTTTCTGCAGGTTGAAAGACGGGAGTAGAAACAAGGGGCAAAGACCATTTTAATTTTCCTCCGGAGGTGAGGCATATTATATTATCTTCTTGAATTATAAAGATGCGTCCATCCCGTGCAGTATGTATAGGAAAGATCGGCTTTTTCTTTAGGGCATAGGTCCAAAGAGGCATCCCCTGAGAGGAAAAGGCTTCAATATTTCCCTTTGTGTTCACCATGAAGACTATTCCGGCTTGAGAAACCGATAAAAACTTGCCGGGGAAACCTTCAGTGTTTCTTCGCCATAAGAAAGTCCCTTGCGAGGTAATGCAGTTTAAGGCCTTGTCATCTCCTGCGGTGTAAATGTTTCCGTTCCAAAAAACCGGAACAGTTATATTTTTCCCTGCAAAAACCAAGGTCCAATGAGCATCAAGGGTTTGAGCCGATACTTTGAACGAAAACAAGGAGAAAATAATTAAAATAAACCACAGGTGTTTTTTTTTCATAATTTTACTCGCATCGGTTAAAATATAAAAGGAAATACCCTCTTAGGCTTTAGAGCCGCAAATTCTTCGGGAAATTCTTCCCTGTATTTTTTGTTTATGGCATAGGCTCTTGGAACAAGGTTTGCGCAAGTCCAAAAAGCGAACAAGAGGCCTACAAAGCTCCATGAAAGAAGAGCAAAGCCGAACCATTCCAATATTTCGCCGAAATAATTGGCGCTGGATACATATTTGTACATCCGTTTATGAGGAAAATAGTGTGAACTATCACCTGGTTTTCGCAAAGAGCGGATATACTTGTCCGAATCTATATTTATAGCCATTCCTATTAAAAAGATAAGAACTCCGATTATAAAACGAGGATCATAAAGCCAAGAGATAGGATACATGGTTTTGGGTGAAAGGTAAAAAAGCCATGCTCCGATTAAAAAGGCATTTATGGTATTAAATGTAATTCCCATCAAAACTATGAGGAGGGGCATCTTACTTTTGCCCTTAAGTAAAAAAGGAAATATAAAAACTCGTTGAGCATAGTGCAGTACAAAAAAAAGACCTATTATAATTCTCACAAAATTTTCAGGTTTAGCCCAGACGGACATGAGCACTATCATTGTTATAAGAGTAGGAACTTCCATTAAAAACCAGCCGAGCTTATTGTTAAAAGAAAAGCCCCATTTTTTATTTATCATCTTACCGTATCCGGCCGGAACAAAAAACAATACTACAAAACAAATTAAGCCTACGCCGAATAGGACAAGCTGTGCAATATTAAAGGTAAATATTAGTCTTTCCATAGGTGTTAAGTATAGATTATCCGTGTATCAAGGTCAAGAGAGGGAGTATAAGGCTCAGGGCAAACGCATCATAGTTTTATCTTCGCAAAAAAATAGGCTGTTCAACCCGCCTTTCGCCGCTATGCGGCTGCAAGAGGGGTATTCACAGCCTATTTTTTTGCTATTTTATTTACCCTCATGATGCGTTTGCCCTGTCCTAAGGCCAAGGAAATCAATTTTGCAATAAAAATTTATACCCTTTTAAAATCAGTTAATCTATGCTATAATGTATGAAACCACCGCCGTCCATGGCGGAATATAAACTAGAGGGCAGAGTTATGAGTACGGCAAACAGAAAATATAAAGATTCGGTATTCGTTGATCTTTTCGCAGAAGATGAAAAGGCTAAAGAAAACTTTTTATCGCTTTATAATGCCTTGCACGGTACAAATTTACAATTATCTTGTCCTGTAGAAAACATAAGGCTTGATAATGTTATGTACATGAACATAATCAATGATGTATCCTGCCTTGTATACGGTAAAATCATCGTATTGGCTGAGCACCAATCCATAATCAATGAAAATATGCCCTTACGCTTTTTACAATATACAGCAAGACTGTATGAAAAACTTCAAGCACCGACCGACAGGTATTTAAAAAAGTTGTCAAAAATACCGACACCGGAGTTTTATGTATTTTATAACGGCACAGACGATTATCCTGAAACTGCAACGCTAAAACTCTCCGATGCCTTTATTACGAGACCTGAACAGATACCTTTGGAGTTGACAGTGCAGGTTTTAAACATCAATACCGATAAGGCAAACAAAGTTCTAACAGCATGCAAACCGCTTGAAGAATACAGCCTATTTGTAGAAGAGGTAAGAAAGCAAACGCAGCTTGACCATGAAAACGGCTTTACCAATGCAGTAAAGATATGTATAGAAAAAGGAATCTTAAAAGAATACTTGACGAGAAAATCACGGGAGGTAATAAATATGTTGATAGCAGAATATGATTATGATACGGATATTGCAGTACAAAGACAAGAAAGTCTGATGATTGGAATCAAACAAGGTATTACACAAGGTCTTGAACAGGGCTCTTACCAAAAAGCTATCGAAACGGCAAGGTTATTAAAACAGTTTGGAGATTCAATTCAGAAAATTACACAAGTTACAGGGCTCTCCGAATTAGAAGTAGAAGCGCTGTAAAGATGTTTGGTAATCAATATGTTACCGGCAGAATATGATTATGAAACAGATATAGCTGTACAGTGCAGAAGAGCGAGAAATAGCCTTTGCCGAAGGAATTGAACAAGGCTTTTCTGACGGTTCTTACCAAAAAGCTATCGAAACAGCAAAACTGATGAAAGATATGAATTACCAGATTAGTGATATTTGCACAATATCGGGCCTAAGCAAAAAAGAAATAGAAGTCCTATAAGGTAAACATATTATCGGCGAATATGGCGGTATGACAGTAATTTGTTTTGCCGTAAATTAAAACCCTCTCCGATTTTAAAACCGAAGAGGGTTTCTAAGCTAAAAATCAGCCGATAATCGGCTTGTTCGATAACTATGTTGCCGAACAGGTTTAATTTAGGCTTGTTTTTTTAGGGTTCCGTCAGGTTTATAGAAAATACCTCTGAGAATCAAGGCCAAGGCTCCGTCGCCTGTTACGTTACATGCAGTACCGAAACTGTCCTGAAGAGCAAAGATAGCTATGAGTAAGCCCGTTCCTGTGCTGTCAAAACCTAAAACGCTTAAAACAAGTCCCAATGAGGCCATAACCGTTCCTCCGGGTACGCCGGGAGCTCCTACTGCAAATACACCGAATAAGAATGAGAATAAAATCATTGTTCCGAAAGAAGGAAGAGAGCCGTAAAGCATTTGAGCTATAGTCATACAGAAGAAGGTTTCGGTTAAAACCGAACCGCAAAGATGTGTTGTAGCACCGAGCGGAATTGCAAAGTCTGCAACTTCTGAAGGAAGAGCATCGGACTTATGGGCACAGCGCAAGGCTACAGGAAGGGTTGCCGCACTTGACATAGTTCCTACAGCTGTAGTATAAGCTGGACCGTAGTGTTTGATAACGTCTAAGGGGTTCTTCTTTGAAACAGCTCCTCCGATAAGGTAAAGGAGGGTAAGCCAGATAAAGTGCCCTATTAAAACGATTATGATAACCTTTAAAAATACCGGAAGCTGCTTTGTTAAGCTTCCGCTGTATGCGAGTTCTGCAAAGGTAGTTGCTATGAAGAAAGGCAGAATAGGTACAACTATGCGGTTTACAATTTCCAAAATCATTTTTTGGAATTCTACTAAAACCTTTTCGACGGTTTCGGCCTTTGTCCATAATACGGAAATGCCGACAAGAATTGCCATAATTAAAGCTGTCATAACAGGCATCAGAGGGGGAATAGATAAAACGAAGGCTGTTTTCGGAATGTCAGCCAATGAACTCATAGAACTGGGTACGTGCAAAAATGGAATCAAAATATATCCCACAATAGCAGAGAATATTGATGCACCTACAGCAGACATATAAGATAAACCTAAAAAGGTTCCAAGCATTTTTCCTGCATTGTGCTTTAAGCCGCAGATTGCAGGAGCAATGAAGCCGAAGATAACCAGAGGTACGATAAAGAAGATAACCGAACCTAAGATTGCCTTAATTGTGTTGATGACGGCCATAACAGATGCGGGGACAAAGAGTCCGAGCAAAATACCGGCCGCAATACCGATACCGAGTTTGGGCAAAAGCCCAATCTTTTTTTCGTTTGCCATAAAAAACTCCTCACATTTTTATGATGTGATATTTTAGCAGTTTTAAATAAATTTGTCCATACGATAAGAAGCTTCTATTAATTTTATTCTATTTCTTATTGAATATTACCCCTCAAATTGGTATATTATATGGACGATTATAGGAGTTTTGATGAAACTATTAGATATACAAGGACTTCAAATGTCGGTTGATGAGAAGCAGATTCTTAAAAACCTTAATTTGAGTATAAACAAGGGTGAGGTTCATGTAGTCATGGGCCCCAACGGAGCAGGGAAGTCTACCTTGGCGGCGGCCATAGTGGGAAATCCGCGATATACTATCGATAAGGGCGAGATTTATTTTGAAGATGAGCTTATAAACGAAGTTCCCGTCTATGAAAGAGCCCGTAAAGGTATTTTTCTTTCTTTTCAGATCCCTGAAGAGGTGCCGGGCTTAAAGATTGAAGAGTTTTTGCGTGCCTCAAAAGAGGCTGTAACGGGCGAAAAAATACCCATGATAAAATTTCACAAGCTTTTATCGGACACGATGAAGCAGCTTAAGATTAATCCTGCCTATGCAAACCGAAGCTTAAATGTCGGTTTTTCGGGCGGAGAAAAAAAGAAAAACGAAATATTACAGCTTGCTATTTTAAACCCGAAACTCGCAATCCTTGATGAGACGGATTCGGGGCTGGATATAGACGCTACAAAGATAGTCTTTGAAGGCGTTTCCAAAATACGCACCCCCGATATGGGAATTTTGATTATTACCCATCATAATAAAGTTTTAGATTATATAAGACCTGACTTTGTTCACATCCTTGTTGACGGCAGCATTGTAAAAACAGGCCGTCTTGAACTGGTAGAATATATCGAAAAGAACGGTTACGAAAACATAAAAGAAAGCCTATGAGTAAGCCTGTAAACCAAAACACAGATAAAGAAACAGAGGAGACAACTCTCTTTCAAGAAAGAAAGCGTACCTTTGTTTCGGACATAGAACGCGGAATCTATGACATAAAGGACAGCATCGATTATAAATACTCGACAGGGCTCGGCTTAAACGAAGAAGTCGTAAAAAAAATCTCCGAACGCAAAAAAGAGCCCGATTGGATGCTGGACTTGCGCCTTAAATCCCTCGCATATTTTAATGCCCGACCCATGCCGGACTGGGGAGCGG
It encodes:
- a CDS encoding MFS transporter gives rise to the protein MLNKQRKMTWRTYLAYGAADLYGGGCFFIVTTFAMYYLVNVIGLHPVLAGLIPAIGKFWDAISDPMMGYIADNTPQNRFGKRRVWFLVSIVPIALSFIIIWFPTGIESQAGKFIFYTVAYIIFFTVSTVSYIPYAALSAEITKDFSERNKLNGSRLMFSFIATLLGGLLAQPIIDAFHGSMMGYFVMSIVFALIFALPWIPLYFETWELPEEKPQKKSEAKFIKNFLSLFKSKSCRIHIAMYVCSYGALDIVMSLVLFYIVDYLNRGSVFVIAQGALLLTMMATLPIHNRIINKRGHKPVYVAALIIFAVSIVLMSLHTPQTNSFFLILNMVFMGVGISANNLIPHQLLPFLADIDKLMSGENRAGTYSAAMTLTRKLFLGLVIMTTIGFVLSGIGYKNPVPSVLTQKQFKEAQDLAVKNNENFEKINKYYSLLEDGNFHLKYMSRNTDEIISSIDKKVKGNFDEIPEAVFESLLSSFDKKDFEKIDEKFLLEASYIKSGAVYKKIEPKDFYTKTDLYDLKVLLDKIDFKYSGIGQVQKPQQKESTLRGVKISFIIMPLFMILFGIFFGLKFNVSPENHKIILEELNRLEAGGKKEDADEKTKQVCELLIGEPYGRTS
- a CDS encoding 2-hydroxycarboxylate transporter family protein, with the protein product MVNENKKYEILGMPLILFVIVAAVVIAATWWNKLPGGMIGALLLMMVLGEVLNIIGDNTPIVKTFFGGGPIVIIFASSALAYYHILPEGILKNISTFMKGGGFLDFYIAALITGSILGMDRKLLIKAAIRYFPCIIGSVAVALLFVAIGAPLFGMKATEAIAHIGIPIMGGGMGAGAVPISQVFASALKIPAEQILSKLVPAVALGNALAIVAGGMLNKLGKIKPAWTGNGQLLASGTFEVPSDEAMQKNFSLQEFGIAIVIATAFFTWGNIVSNLFKLVGLNIHTYAWMIISVAVVKAANILPKTFENACALWYKFVAKNFTAALLVGIGIGYTNLGDIIGAFSLAYVVLVLLVVIGAIIGSGVIGKFVGFYPIEAAITAGLCMANMGGTGDVAVLTASKRMELMPFAQISSRLGGAFIILLASFLVPLFFGG
- a CDS encoding P83/100 family protein, which translates into the protein MRRLLVFSFFLIMVVFSGFAIEVDKPEIDSVKNKTIEFINYTGPHDVVDSADTIRGIGSNLAGAVKSGRAGDMNRYAIIHCVDPAIKEGLDADIFIIGKNAGVDHINNVRLIIAGYLKAAYGYSDKDAATLAHFVTIYNAVYRGNMDFFNQKYKPIVTKNLTKEKAGIALRYDEWPGQTQIVIPLTDQKYTGTISTVDTTSISDKKVVEKMREDKDKDLEKRKDMVDLKERESEEAAKRAELAKKEAVKQQKEADKQKKEADTKQKEAAKQKKETEQKQKEAKKAEEKAVKTGKPEDKKIAEEKKKEAEKSQKETEKKTEEAKKAKETAEEKQKKADEAKKEVKEEEKMAEKKTEEAQTDRKDIASDTQKIIEEKKAEKKAEGDAAIASSIPGYGLKVVDDSKMLSELVLLDLKTEEELRTSGINTIRGRNLHIVGKNLMAIAGTKSGNAVIALVLIDAKSLEIVKQSQENIAAESVLVKNEADYYAVIDNNGKYLIGRYNDKLELQAKSAVEVLPYTPITVSDRGLLVQDSKNAIRLLKLTDLTNIVVSE
- a CDS encoding PQQ-binding-like beta-propeller repeat protein, producing the protein MKKKHLWFILIIFSLFSFKVSAQTLDAHWTLVFAGKNITVPVFWNGNIYTAGDDKALNCITSQGTFLWRRNTEGFPGKFLSVSQAGIVFMVNTKGNIEAFSSQGMPLWTYALKKKPIFPIHTARDGRIFIIQEDNIICLTSGGKLKWSLPLVSTPVFQPAETGSKDIVLILKSGDFLRISIFGSVVEQHRLKKTVSAIGEAPDGYILACTDGSISYYKTGGGSEALWQSIEPEICKNVFYKGGKVLYMFESGKLIFKDLKTNELIWEEKTSGNFSGGVNCYAISNEFNITAKGFGCLITDTGRIKWEKKIPETLFFPIITENGLLVGITNEILNAYRVETKLLRKGTKREAPENFYSIIQKDDKGKEDLPFFVEYATVAELLDVIQKEIEDGTVGEKEPRYAFRLKTILENKRKASYFSQDFNSFDRSRAAELLGRLGSYEYRDILLGAMYKIDNPDVLAGILRGLEYLAYDPDGRTMDGIRFVMGKAKYDDINLMAAVCDCLTALMRFGSNETASAAISNIFYIIKGPYSNIIQNYARQKIKNIVK
- a CDS encoding DUF1295 domain-containing protein; this translates as MERLIFTFNIAQLVLFGVGLICFVVLFFVPAGYGKMINKKWGFSFNNKLGWFLMEVPTLITMIVLMSVWAKPENFVRIIIGLFFVLHYAQRVFIFPFLLKGKSKMPLLIVLMGITFNTINAFLIGAWLFYLSPKTMYPISWLYDPRFIIGVLIFLIGMAINIDSDKYIRSLRKPGDSSHYFPHKRMYKYVSSANYFGEILEWFGFALLSWSFVGLLFAFWTCANLVPRAYAINKKYREEFPEEFAALKPKRVFPFIF
- a CDS encoding Rpn family recombination-promoting nuclease/putative transposase, which translates into the protein MSTANRKYKDSVFVDLFAEDEKAKENFLSLYNALHGTNLQLSCPVENIRLDNVMYMNIINDVSCLVYGKIIVLAEHQSIINENMPLRFLQYTARLYEKLQAPTDRYLKKLSKIPTPEFYVFYNGTDDYPETATLKLSDAFITRPEQIPLELTVQVLNINTDKANKVLTACKPLEEYSLFVEEVRKQTQLDHENGFTNAVKICIEKGILKEYLTRKSREVINMLIAEYDYDTDIAVQRQESLMIGIKQGITQGLEQGSYQKAIETARLLKQFGDSIQKITQVTGLSELEVEAL
- a CDS encoding dicarboxylate/amino acid:cation symporter, whose protein sequence is MANEKKIGLLPKLGIGIAAGILLGLFVPASVMAVINTIKAILGSVIFFIVPLVIFGFIAPAICGLKHNAGKMLGTFLGLSYMSAVGASIFSAIVGYILIPFLHVPSSMSSLADIPKTAFVLSIPPLMPVMTALIMAILVGISVLWTKAETVEKVLVEFQKMILEIVNRIVVPILPFFIATTFAELAYSGSLTKQLPVFLKVIIIVLIGHFIWLTLLYLIGGAVSKKNPLDVIKHYGPAYTTAVGTMSSAATLPVALRCAHKSDALPSEVADFAIPLGATTHLCGSVLTETFFCMTIAQMLYGSLPSFGTMILFSFLFGVFAVGAPGVPGGTVMASLGLVLSVLGFDSTGTGLLIAIFALQDSFGTACNVTGDGALALILRGIFYKPDGTLKKQA
- the sufC gene encoding Fe-S cluster assembly ATPase SufC; this encodes MKLLDIQGLQMSVDEKQILKNLNLSINKGEVHVVMGPNGAGKSTLAAAIVGNPRYTIDKGEIYFEDELINEVPVYERARKGIFLSFQIPEEVPGLKIEEFLRASKEAVTGEKIPMIKFHKLLSDTMKQLKINPAYANRSLNVGFSGGEKKKNEILQLAILNPKLAILDETDSGLDIDATKIVFEGVSKIRTPDMGILIITHHNKVLDYIRPDFVHILVDGSIVKTGRLELVEYIEKNGYENIKESL